In Fodinibius saliphilus, a genomic segment contains:
- a CDS encoding delta-aminolevulinic acid dehydratase has product MDVISSFKKVKNYCENEEFKGWDPYDGLNSKIFQATPLKKSKFARLAWIQFFKRNPINLRPLVNVPKEYNPKGLGLFLTGYCNLYQIALYGNVRFGTQDEIIEKINHLANLLIQLQSEGYSGSCWGYNFDWQARGGLYFPAETPNVVATTFATYGLLDAYSILDKEKIKNTAVTSAEFVINDLSRTEKKQGFLFSYAPKFGNNTVYNASLLGSKLLARVYSITNEETYKHAAKQSVMACCNAQNEDGSWYYGELPIQDWIDSFHTGFNLEALCDYQKYTEDRSFEDNLKKGFQYYLENFFLEDGTPKYYHNEVYPVDIHSPAQFLITLVKTERFEEHKELGERVCNWTIENMQDEDGYFYYQIKRLFKNKIPYMRWSQAWMFCALSYYLKNEYVDG; this is encoded by the coding sequence ATGGATGTTATTAGTTCTTTCAAAAAAGTTAAAAATTACTGTGAAAATGAAGAATTTAAAGGATGGGATCCTTATGATGGGTTAAACTCAAAAATATTTCAGGCTACGCCGTTAAAAAAATCCAAGTTCGCTCGTCTGGCATGGATACAGTTTTTTAAACGTAATCCCATCAATCTTCGTCCATTAGTAAATGTGCCTAAAGAATACAATCCCAAAGGGTTAGGGCTTTTTTTGACAGGTTATTGCAACTTATACCAAATTGCATTATACGGGAATGTAAGGTTTGGCACACAAGATGAAATAATAGAGAAGATAAATCACCTTGCTAATCTGTTAATACAGTTACAGTCTGAAGGTTATTCTGGATCTTGCTGGGGATATAATTTTGATTGGCAGGCTCGTGGTGGATTGTACTTTCCCGCCGAAACGCCCAATGTAGTGGCCACTACTTTTGCAACTTATGGTTTGTTAGATGCCTATTCCATTTTGGATAAAGAGAAAATTAAGAATACTGCTGTAACTTCGGCAGAGTTTGTTATCAATGATTTAAGCAGAACCGAAAAGAAACAAGGATTTTTATTTTCTTATGCTCCAAAGTTTGGAAATAATACCGTATATAATGCCTCACTATTGGGCAGTAAGCTGTTAGCAAGAGTTTATTCTATAACCAACGAAGAAACTTATAAACACGCAGCAAAACAATCAGTGATGGCTTGCTGTAATGCCCAAAATGAAGATGGTTCGTGGTATTACGGGGAATTGCCTATTCAAGATTGGATTGATAGTTTTCACACCGGTTTTAATCTAGAGGCATTGTGTGATTATCAGAAATATACGGAAGATAGATCTTTTGAGGATAATTTAAAAAAGGGATTTCAATATTATTTGGAAAATTTCTTCTTAGAAGATGGGACACCAAAGTATTATCATAATGAGGTATATCCGGTTGATATACATTCACCGGCCCAGTTTCTTATTACTTTGGTCAAAACAGAACGATTTGAGGAACATAAAGAATTAGGCGAACGAGTTTGCAATTGGACTATTGAAAATATGCAGGATGAGGATGGATATTTTTATTATCAGATTAAGAGATTGTTCAAAAATAAGATACCCTACATGAGATGGAGTCAGGCGTGGATGTTCTGTGCTTTATCATATTATCTAAAAAATGAATATGTGGATGGTTGA
- a CDS encoding sulfotransferase family protein — MGNKSLDLFIIGMPRSGTKLLRGLLNNHHDIFIPEVETLFIPKLLNKYGSQILSESQVIDVISEIKKSLFFFYYEKRHDFNFEALKVDRVNIKEFIDYLFNELASQRGISASILGDKSPNYINHIELLLQCYKSAKFVHIVRDPRDYVLSMEKAWGKNKYRAAYRWKKRVRNIIDLENEDRIMEIRYEDLISKPEETLEKVCLFLGVHFQSGLVQLENSIENLGSAKRASIKASNSKKYLDQLSPQEIQEIEEYCHPILKEYYKNENKNISEKIPGRLTEKYWEIYDGINLLNFNIKTHGLIRGIEKILKANKAK; from the coding sequence GTGGGTAATAAATCATTAGATTTATTTATAATAGGAATGCCTAGAAGTGGTACCAAGTTGTTGAGAGGGTTACTAAATAATCATCATGATATTTTTATACCTGAAGTAGAAACTCTTTTCATTCCCAAACTTTTAAATAAATATGGGTCTCAAATTCTTTCAGAATCGCAGGTTATTGATGTTATTTCTGAGATAAAAAAATCATTATTCTTTTTTTATTACGAAAAAAGGCATGATTTTAATTTCGAAGCACTAAAAGTAGATAGGGTAAACATTAAAGAGTTTATCGACTATTTGTTTAATGAGTTAGCAAGTCAAAGAGGTATAAGCGCTTCTATTTTAGGTGATAAGTCTCCTAACTATATCAATCACATTGAACTATTGTTGCAATGTTATAAATCTGCCAAGTTTGTCCATATTGTAAGAGATCCTCGCGATTATGTATTATCTATGGAAAAAGCTTGGGGTAAGAACAAATACCGTGCCGCTTACCGCTGGAAAAAAAGGGTAAGAAATATAATAGATTTAGAAAATGAGGATCGAATAATGGAAATTAGGTATGAAGATCTAATTTCAAAACCTGAAGAAACTCTAGAAAAAGTTTGTCTTTTTTTAGGTGTCCATTTCCAAAGTGGTTTAGTTCAACTTGAGAATTCAATTGAAAATTTAGGATCTGCTAAGAGAGCTAGCATAAAGGCTTCAAATTCAAAAAAATATTTGGACCAGCTATCACCTCAAGAAATTCAAGAAATTGAAGAATATTGTCATCCTATCTTAAAGGAGTATTACAAAAATGAGAATAAAAATATATCCGAAAAAATTCCTGGTAGACTTACAGAAAAGTATTGGGAAATTTACGATGGGATTAATTTATTAAATTTCAATATAAAAACTCATGGTTTAATAAGAGGAATAGAAAAAATTTTAAAAGCAAATAAGGCAAAGTAA
- a CDS encoding glycosyltransferase family 4 protein: MREKILLIGPIPTELGSNDSGGVAIVVWNLAKSLMRRNKNVSIAATGRYFKGYQKREGIEIYGIGISIRALFVTIWNLLANLPVFKRISIKQGIKLLYSIYFLSYIRKKVDYDIIHVHHVINEIPRAAKLLGIRTKIVATIHSYHSIIMEESKQKIDQEKLMINAQMDCIDHLTHVSKSVRRQGRDLGIKWSCKDDVIYNGIELDKLKNISRTKNENFICFVGSLINRKGIFELINSFSLLDKSSLDLKIIGDGEFKKEVENVKNSQIQYHGILRNKEVIDLIGKSRALVVPSKSESFGLVYLEALSVGTPVIGYAAVLKEFKEYLDLDNKLNDWLIEYDYKEHDCNELKEKIRTVIKVKDKTNYKHQKEVITNLVRNNLSWDVVSNEYVKLYKGLSSG; this comes from the coding sequence ATGAGAGAAAAAATTCTTTTGATTGGTCCTATACCTACAGAATTAGGTAGTAATGATTCTGGTGGTGTGGCAATTGTGGTCTGGAATTTGGCAAAAAGTTTAATGCGTAGAAATAAGAATGTTTCTATTGCTGCTACTGGGAGATATTTTAAAGGATATCAAAAAAGAGAGGGGATAGAAATATATGGAATTGGTATATCTATTAGGGCTTTATTTGTAACTATATGGAATTTGCTCGCTAATCTCCCAGTCTTTAAAAGAATATCTATAAAACAGGGTATAAAACTGTTGTACTCTATATATTTTTTATCTTATATAAGGAAAAAGGTAGACTATGATATTATTCATGTACATCATGTTATTAATGAAATACCAAGAGCTGCCAAACTATTGGGTATTAGAACAAAAATAGTTGCTACTATACATAGTTATCATTCAATCATAATGGAAGAGTCAAAACAGAAAATTGACCAAGAGAAGTTGATGATAAATGCACAAATGGATTGCATAGATCATCTGACTCATGTATCAAAATCAGTTAGAAGGCAAGGTAGAGATTTAGGAATAAAATGGAGTTGTAAAGATGATGTTATATATAATGGTATTGAATTGGATAAGTTGAAAAACATAAGCCGTACGAAAAATGAAAACTTTATTTGTTTTGTAGGATCATTGATTAACAGAAAAGGAATTTTTGAACTAATAAATAGCTTTAGCCTTTTAGACAAATCATCGCTGGATCTTAAGATAATAGGAGATGGGGAATTTAAGAAGGAAGTTGAAAATGTAAAGAATAGTCAAATCCAATATCATGGTATACTTAGGAATAAAGAGGTAATTGATTTAATAGGAAAAAGTAGAGCACTAGTAGTTCCAAGCAAGAGTGAAAGTTTTGGTCTAGTGTATTTAGAAGCACTATCTGTAGGAACACCAGTCATTGGATATGCTGCTGTATTAAAAGAGTTTAAAGAGTATTTAGATTTGGATAATAAATTGAATGATTGGTTGATAGAATATGACTATAAAGAGCATGATTGCAATGAATTGAAAGAAAAGATAAGAACAGTTATAAAAGTCAAAGACAAGACTAATTATAAACATCAAAAAGAGGTTATTACAAACTTAGTTCGTAATAACCTTTCTTGGGATGTAGTTTCAAACGAATATGTTAAATTGTACAAAGGTTTAAGTAGTGGGTAA
- a CDS encoding O-antigen ligase family protein: MKENKARLYLIFTYILILAGSVVDLGTGYFTEFLNYSALTPGVLFRGGVVLPVFLLWCLKSKSSSLIPLYLGMLCVLSAVFLGLSAGLQTSLISKISGLLKVVYPYLGLGGLIYIHKYKRYFHTNEIWTLGYYYGVIVIIGIIFFTYVGLGIQSYSHQLYTSSGLYGAANDTGLILLIAFCFFLYYNISFQSFKVSKLIVISLLFLFSAFLINTKALFIGIPVSFIVIMGYSIFAKEVKSASFKAGIFLITALFIGAVWYIVQYLQDLGLTYTLSRITELASGNFGFRNYAFGIEQIQNFSLTEHLFGSQRNFLIIESDLIDIYGKFGMLFCLTAFGIPLFFLWKIFKHFLIKRSLQDLVLVIGLSFYLLHGVIAGHALVSAQVNNIIILVYFLIWLRLKR, from the coding sequence GTGAAGGAAAATAAGGCAAGACTTTACTTAATATTTACATATATACTTATCTTAGCTGGATCAGTTGTTGATTTAGGTACGGGATATTTTACAGAGTTTTTGAATTATAGTGCTTTAACACCTGGGGTTCTTTTTCGAGGAGGTGTGGTCTTACCTGTTTTCTTGCTTTGGTGTTTAAAAAGCAAATCAAGTTCACTGATCCCCCTTTATCTTGGTATGCTTTGTGTTTTAAGTGCAGTTTTTTTGGGCTTGTCTGCAGGATTACAAACTAGCTTAATCTCAAAAATTAGCGGTTTGTTAAAGGTAGTTTACCCATATCTTGGATTAGGTGGTCTTATTTATATTCATAAATACAAAAGATATTTCCATACAAATGAAATATGGACTTTAGGGTATTATTATGGGGTTATAGTGATTATTGGTATTATTTTCTTTACTTATGTAGGATTAGGAATCCAAAGTTACTCTCATCAACTATACACTTCTTCTGGTTTATATGGGGCAGCAAATGATACTGGACTAATCTTATTAATAGCGTTTTGTTTTTTTCTTTATTACAACATTAGCTTTCAAAGTTTCAAAGTATCAAAGTTAATTGTTATATCACTTCTTTTTTTATTTTCTGCTTTTCTTATTAATACGAAAGCGCTTTTTATAGGTATACCTGTAAGTTTTATAGTAATAATGGGATATAGTATCTTTGCAAAAGAGGTAAAGAGTGCAAGTTTCAAAGCAGGTATTTTTTTAATTACTGCACTATTTATAGGAGCAGTTTGGTATATAGTTCAATATTTACAAGACCTTGGGTTGACTTATACTCTAAGTCGAATTACCGAATTAGCAAGTGGTAATTTTGGATTTAGAAATTATGCTTTTGGTATTGAACAAATTCAAAACTTTTCATTAACTGAACACTTATTTGGTTCACAAAGGAACTTCTTAATTATAGAAAGTGATTTGATTGACATTTACGGAAAGTTTGGTATGCTTTTTTGTCTTACCGCATTTGGAATACCTCTATTCTTTCTCTGGAAAATATTTAAACACTTTTTGATAAAAAGATCTTTGCAAGACTTAGTGCTAGTGATTGGCCTTTCTTTTTACTTACTCCATGGAGTAATTGCTGGTCATGCTTTAGTTAGTGCACAGGTAAATAATATAATTATACTAGTTTATTTTTTAATTTGGCTAAGATTAAAGAGGTAA